From the genome of Nasonia vitripennis strain AsymCx chromosome 1, Nvit_psr_1.1, whole genome shotgun sequence, one region includes:
- the LOC100123703 gene encoding ATP-binding cassette sub-family G member 1, giving the protein MASNSNHCSPSRSSLSCCQVDNSSQNDVHEVCSGTGNPGQVNNNYFMQEKHQFPKRPEVDLQFRDISYRVSNWTIRNLKPVTSEILHGVSGEFRAGELTAIMGPSGAGKSTLLNVLAGFTVKGTSGEILVNGKTRVPHSERWRRTSCYIQQYAVQRTRLTVGEAMTIAAHLKLGCTISSAFKHTQVLELLEILGLSHCYDTLCGKLSGGQKKRLDVALELLSNPSVLFLDEPTTGLDSASCSQCIALLQRLARMEHRTVVCTIHQPSALQFEMFDSLYALADGNCIYRGPVSNLVTHLSSLGLHCPPYHNPADFLMEVAIGEYGISTDKLIRAIDKSFEKQRMIAPRVKPVLDDSTKPEVEKDEPPPPAGFLAQCYLLYKRQLLSLKRDYFLLVVRLLCHLLIGIIFGYLYMGSGYRANGVLANYVYLYGSLLLIVYTGKMAVTLAFPLEMQILTREHFNRWYRLAPYYISMLLIEVPFQAACAATYLAVSYWLTGQPLEAERIVMFMVVSIAASLCAQAWGFFIGATTPVKIAVFAGPIIAVLFSVFGFCIRYMDTPSPFRWLFHISYFRASFHSLLITVYGNNRTKLYCEQEPGELTYCHYMQPSQFLKEMEIIHGNVVNNLVLIVGIGVLMHLLTASALWCKLNRR; this is encoded by the exons ATGGCCAGTAACTCGAATCACTGCTCGCCGTCGCGATCGTCTCTGAGCTGCTGTCAGGTGGACAACAGCAGTCAGAACGACGTCCACGAGGTTTGCAGTGGAACCGGCAATCCCGGACAGGTGAACAACAATTACTTCATGCAGGAGAAGCATCAGTTCCCGAAAAGGCCGGAGGTCGATCTCCAGTTCAGGGATATCAGCTACAGGGTCAGCAACTGGACCATCAGGAATCTCAAGCCAG TGACGAGCGAAATTCTTCACGGCGTAAGCGGCGAGTTTCGAGCCGGCGAACTGACGGCGATCATGGGGCCGTCCGGTGCCGGCAAATCCACGCTCCTCAACGTTCTCGCAGGATTCAC AGTAAAGGGCACGAGCGGCGAGATACTGGTGAACGGAAAGACGCGAGTACCGCACAGCGAGAGGTGGCGTCGTACCTCGTGCTACATCCAACAATACGCGGTGCAACGCACCAGGTTGACCGTTGGAGAAGCCATGACCATCGCTGCGCATCTCAAGCTCGGCTGCACCATTAGCTCGGCGTTTAAACACACGCAG GTCCTGGAGCTGCTGGAAATTCTGGGACTGAGTCACTGCTACGACACCCTCTGCGGAAAGCTCTCCGGCGGACAGAAGAAGAGGCTCGACGTCGCTTTGGAGCTGCTCAGCAATCCTTCAGTATTATTCCTCGACGAGCCTACCACTG GTCTGGACTCGGCGTCCTGCAGCCAGTGCATAGCCCTGCTGCAGCGGTTGGCTCGTATGGAGCATCGTACGGTCGTCTGCACGATCCACCAGCCCAGTGCTCTGCAGTTCGAGATGTTCGATTCGCTGTACGCGCTCGCCGACGGCAATTGTATCTATCGCGGACCTGTATCGAATCTCGTCACGCATCTCAGCTCACTTGGACTGCACTGCCCGCCGTATCACAATCCTGCCGATTTCC TTATGGAAGTGGCGATAGGCGAATACGGCATCTCGACCGACAAACTCATCCGAGCTATCGACAAGTCTTTCGAGAAGCAAAGGATGATCGCGCCGCGCGTCAAGCCAGTTCTGGACG ACAGTACAAAGCCAGAAGTGGAGAAGGACGAACCACCTCCACCGGCAGGTTTCCTCGCTCAATGCTACCTCCTCTACAAGCGTCAGCTGCTGAGTCTCAAACGCGACTACTTCCTTCTGGTCGTTCGACTACTATGTCACCTGCTCATCGGCATAATCTTCGGTTATCTCTACATGGGTAGCGGTTACAGAGCCAACGGTGTCTTAGCCAACTACGTCTACCTCTACGGCTCGTTACTGCTCATAGTTTACACCGGCAAGATGGCTGTCACGTTAGCCT TTCCACTAGAAATGCAGATACTAACGCGCGAGCACTTCAATCGCTGGTACCGGCTGGCCCCGTACTACATCAGCATGCTGCTGATAGAGGTGCCGTTCCAGGCGGCCTGCGCCGCGACCTACCTGGCCGTGAGCTACTGGCTGACCGGTCAACCGCTGGAGGCCGAGCGAATTGTCATGTTCATGGTTGTCAGCATCGCCGCGAGTCTCTGCGCTCAGGCCTGGGGCTTCTTCATCGGGGCGACTACTCCAGTCAAG ATCGCCGTGTTTGCCGGACCGATCATAGCCGTGCTGTTCTCGGTCTTCGGCTTCTGCATCCGCTACATGGACACGCCCTCGCCGTTCCGCTGGCTCTTCCACATCTCGTACTTCAGAGCGAGTTTCCACAGTCTCCTCATTACGGTTTACGGCAATAACCGTACGAAACTGTACTGCGAGCAGGAACCCGGTGAGCTCACCTACTGTCACTACATGCAGCCCAGTCAGTTCCTCAAGGAGATGGAGATCATCCACGGGAACGTCGTCAACAACCTCGTCCTCATCGTGGGCATAGGCGTTCTCATGCACCTGCTAACCGCCAGCGCGCTGTGGTGTAAACTCAATCGACGATGA
- the LOC100123708 gene encoding uroporphyrinogen decarboxylase isoform X1, producing MRSNNKHDQENGRLFTKQLFLALNSSKKKRQIEISHFLYETKKIPLVISAVQKVRAESLEQLFSDLCSRSFDKISHQEYTMTEHNFPPLQNDRILRAARGEPVDKVPVWIMRQAGRYLPEFRELRTKHDFFSICQTPALACEITLQPIKRFPLDASIIFSDILVIPQAMGLVVEMRPGVGPVLPEPLADPTHISRLKMPDVDKDLGYVGEAITLTRHSLEGKVPLIGFTGAPWTLMGYMIQGGGSSTMAQARIWLYKYPEESHKLLQMITDVIVDYLVMQVKAGAQLLQVFESHGDFLNTELFKEYSLKYFKQISQKVKAKLDSLNIPKVPMIAFPKGATLDSIEIFAKEAGYDVIGLDWTVDPVEARQRVGPNITLQGNMDPTALYSTTEKVRQRAENMVRLFGKDRYIANLGHGILPDAPIPSVEAFIEGIHSV from the exons ATGCGCAGCAACAACAAACACGACCAGGAAAACGGCCGATTATTTACCAAACAGCTTTTCCTCGCGCTTAACTCGTCGAAAAAGAAAAGGCAAATTGAAATTTCTCACTTCTTATATGAAACGAAGAAAATTCCTCTCGTCATAAGTgcagtgcaaaaagttcgcgCTGAAAGTCTCGAGCAACTTTTCTCCGACCTTTGCTCTCGTTCGTTTGACAAGATCTCGCATCAAGAGTATAC CATGACGGAGCACAATTTTCCACCTCTACAAAATGACAGGATACTCAGAGCAGCCAGAGGTGAGCCAGTTGACAAAGTGCCTGTATGGATAATGAGACAGGCTGGCAGGTATCTGCCAGAATTTAGGGAGCTCCGCACCAAGCATGATTTCTTCAGCATATGTCAGACTCCAGCACTGGCCTGCGAAATCACACTACAACCCATCAAGAGGTTTCCCCTGGATGCCAGCATCATCTTTTCAGATATTCTTGTAATTCCTCAAGCTATGGGTCTTGTGGTAGAAATGAGGCCTGGTGTT GGACCTGTTCTGCCAGAGCCATTGGCTGATCCAACGCACATTTCTAGATTGAAAATGCCTGACGTGGACAAGGATTTGGGATATGTTGGCGAGGCAATTACGCTGACTAGACACAGCTTGGAAGGAAAAGTTCCTCTTATTGGATTTACAGGAGCCCCT TGGACACTTATGGGATACATGATCCAAGGTGGAGGAAGCTCTACAATGGCACAAGCTAGGATTTGGCTTTATAAGTATCCAGAAGAATCTCACAAATTATTGCAGATGATTACGGATGTTATTGTTGATTATTTGGTTATGCAAGTCAAAGCTGGTGCTCAG TTACTACAAGTGTTTGAGAGCCATGGAGATTTCCTAAATACTGAACTGTTCAAAGAGTATTCTCTCAAGTATTTTAAGCAAATAAGTCAGAAAGTAAAAGCCAAACTAGACAGTCTTAACATTCCTAAAGTGCCAATG ATTGCATTTCCCAAAGGGGCTACTCTTGATTCGATAGAAATCTTTGCCAAGGAAGCGGGTTACGACGTTATCGGCTTGGATTGGACTGTTGACCCTGTTGAAGCCAGACAGAGGGTAGGACCAAACATTACTCTCCAAGGAAACATGGATCCAACTGCCTTATACTCAACCACG GAAAAAGTACGTCAGAGAGCTGAAAATATGGTGCGTCTATTCGGTAAAGATCGTTACATCGCTAACCTAGGTCATGGAATATTACCAGATGCACCAATTCCCTCAGTTGAAGCATTCATCGAAGGCATCCATTCTGTGTGA
- the LOC100123708 gene encoding uroporphyrinogen decarboxylase isoform X8, protein MRKTMTEHNFPPLQNDRILRAARGEPVDKVPVWIMRQAGRYLPEFRELRTKHDFFSICQTPALACEITLQPIKRFPLDASIIFSDILVIPQAMGLVVEMRPGVGPVLPEPLADPTHISRLKMPDVDKDLGYVGEAITLTRHSLEGKVPLIGFTGAPWTLMGYMIQGGGSSTMAQARIWLYKYPEESHKLLQMITDVIVDYLVMQVKAGAQLLQVFESHGDFLNTELFKEYSLKYFKQISQKVKAKLDSLNIPKVPMIAFPKGATLDSIEIFAKEAGYDVIGLDWTVDPVEARQRVGPNITLQGNMDPTALYSTTEKVRQRAENMVRLFGKDRYIANLGHGILPDAPIPSVEAFIEGIHSV, encoded by the exons ATGCGCAaaac CATGACGGAGCACAATTTTCCACCTCTACAAAATGACAGGATACTCAGAGCAGCCAGAGGTGAGCCAGTTGACAAAGTGCCTGTATGGATAATGAGACAGGCTGGCAGGTATCTGCCAGAATTTAGGGAGCTCCGCACCAAGCATGATTTCTTCAGCATATGTCAGACTCCAGCACTGGCCTGCGAAATCACACTACAACCCATCAAGAGGTTTCCCCTGGATGCCAGCATCATCTTTTCAGATATTCTTGTAATTCCTCAAGCTATGGGTCTTGTGGTAGAAATGAGGCCTGGTGTT GGACCTGTTCTGCCAGAGCCATTGGCTGATCCAACGCACATTTCTAGATTGAAAATGCCTGACGTGGACAAGGATTTGGGATATGTTGGCGAGGCAATTACGCTGACTAGACACAGCTTGGAAGGAAAAGTTCCTCTTATTGGATTTACAGGAGCCCCT TGGACACTTATGGGATACATGATCCAAGGTGGAGGAAGCTCTACAATGGCACAAGCTAGGATTTGGCTTTATAAGTATCCAGAAGAATCTCACAAATTATTGCAGATGATTACGGATGTTATTGTTGATTATTTGGTTATGCAAGTCAAAGCTGGTGCTCAG TTACTACAAGTGTTTGAGAGCCATGGAGATTTCCTAAATACTGAACTGTTCAAAGAGTATTCTCTCAAGTATTTTAAGCAAATAAGTCAGAAAGTAAAAGCCAAACTAGACAGTCTTAACATTCCTAAAGTGCCAATG ATTGCATTTCCCAAAGGGGCTACTCTTGATTCGATAGAAATCTTTGCCAAGGAAGCGGGTTACGACGTTATCGGCTTGGATTGGACTGTTGACCCTGTTGAAGCCAGACAGAGGGTAGGACCAAACATTACTCTCCAAGGAAACATGGATCCAACTGCCTTATACTCAACCACG GAAAAAGTACGTCAGAGAGCTGAAAATATGGTGCGTCTATTCGGTAAAGATCGTTACATCGCTAACCTAGGTCATGGAATATTACCAGATGCACCAATTCCCTCAGTTGAAGCATTCATCGAAGGCATCCATTCTGTGTGA
- the LOC116738472 gene encoding putative ankyrin repeat protein RF_0381: MHFCAMEETTDTRWQCWPVHDDKDVNVENSFEETPLHLVIRKGDPAAELVRLLLRHGADVNLVNAEGETPLQLAVQNERCSYKLIELLLEHGADVEAKTAVNGNTALHWAAANSSTSSNKDYYDSSDCGIVDLLVKHGSDVDAVNSTGDTPLHLAVLSKKEYPPIADLLDNGGDVDATNFKGDSPLRLCLREGGSNTLIIYLRRLLRKTRDVNADDPKGQTLLHTAVQNKACAKVTFIKMLLDHGADVGKKDAKGKTAYQVYRRAVQAKYRRRRPDHMLEILLQSKEKQLANSSLHVACMLHKVDSVRKLLMTGADINELGNFGHPPLFYALIAAPVDVDNPADKCSTVKLLLHYGADVNHKLHRPDVPMSTYTCWENDYNTSLLNLLFLGRSLGWARKLRHVLNPITVEHMAKLLTLHEEQVERGSNAKVLSKYNLRMIKSLPSVSISLRTGCIKDLRAMRETKVGEVSFLDFLLAGAKETEIYADNEELLEALRKKNSAFPIYQGMLEAKLIAIGGLERRTRVCTAQGLFSKILMLFKSGLNFIRRIKTNKVTKTKYNAI; this comes from the coding sequence aTGCATTTCTGTGCGATGGAAGAGACGACAGACACTCGCTGGCAGTGCTGGCCGGTGCACGATGACAAGGATGTTAATGTCGAAAACTCTTTTGAAGAAACTCCTCTTCACTTGGTTATCCGAAAAGGTGATCCCGCTGCCGAACTGGTAAGGTTGCTTCTGAGACACGGAGCAGACGTCAACTTAGTCAACGCCGAAGGCGAAACTCCACTTCAGTTGGCTGTTCAAAACGAGAGATGCAGTTACAAACTGATCGAATTGCTACTGGAACACGGAGCCGATGTCGAGGCCAAGACAGCAGTTAACGGCAATACCGCCCTGCACTGGGCCGCGGCTAACTCCTCGACTTCTTCTAATAAAGACTACTACGATAGTAGCGACTGTGGCATCGTTGATCTTCTGGTGAAACATGGCAGCGATGTCGACGCCGTTAACTCGACAGGCGATACTCCTCTTCACTTGGCAGTGCTAAGTAAGAAAGAGTACCCACCGATTGCCGATCTACTTGACAACGGTGGCGACGTCGACGCGACGAACTTCAAGGGAGATAGTCCTCTCCGTTTATGTCTGCGAGAAGGAGGATCCAATACCTTGATCATCTACCTGCGTCGCCTCTTGAGAAAAACTAGGGACGTAAACGCCGACGACCCCAAGGGCCAGACTCTGCTCCACACGGCTGTCCAAAACAAAGCCTGCGCCAAAGTGACCTTCATCAAAATGCTTCTGGATCACGGAGCTGACGTCGGTAAAAAAGACGCGAAAGGCAAAACCGCGTACCAGGTATACCGTCGTGCTGTGCAGGCTAAATACCGTCGCCGCAGACCGGATCACATGTTGGAGATACTACTTCAGTCGAAGGAAAAGCAGCTCGCGAACTCGTCGTTGCACGTGGCCTGTATGCTTCACAAGGTCGACTCGGTACGCAAGTTGCTGATGACGGGTGCTGATATCAACGAGCTTGGCAATTTCGGCCATCCGCCTCTGTTCTACGCTCTCATCGCGGCGCCGGTCGACGTTGACAATCCAGCTGACAAGTGCTCGACCGTGAAGCTGCTGCTTCATTACGGTGCTGATGTCAACCACAAGCTTCATCGACCTGACGTGCCGATGTCGACCTATACCTGTTGGGAGAACGATTACAACACCTCGCTCCTGAACTTACTGTTCCTAGGTAGGAGTTTAGGTTGGGCGCGGAAATTGAGGCACGTCCTCAATCCCATCACCGTTGAGCACATGGCTAAGCTCCTAACCCTGCACGAGGAACAGGTCGAAAGAGGCAGTAACGCAAAGGTGCTGAGTAAATACAATCTCCGGATGATAAAGTCACTCCCATCAGTGTCGATCAGCTTGAGAACTGGCTGCATCAAAGACTTGAGAGCGATGAGGGAGACCAAGGTAGGCGAGGTATCTTTTTTGGACTTTCTGCTCGCCGGCGCGAAAGAGACCGAGATTTACGCTGATAACGAAGAGCTGCTCGAGGCGCttcgtaaaaaaaattccgCCTTTCCGATCTACCAAGGAATGCTGGAGGCGAAGCTAATTGCCATCGGTGGACTCGAGCGCCGAACGCGCGTTTGCACTGCTCAGggtttattttcgaaaattcttaTGTTATTCAAAAGTGGACTGAACTTCATTCGACGGATTAAGACAAATAAAGTAACGAAGACAAAGTATAACGCAATCTGA